A single Bosea sp. PAMC 26642 DNA region contains:
- the lptF gene encoding LPS export ABC transporter permease LptF, translating into MFLQRLDRYILKIAAVAAIVLLIGLTSVIWVTQALREVDLITGKGQTVVIFFTVTLLSLPALIAGIAPVALFMATLYTLNRLNGDSELIVMNAAGVAPQRLTRPFIVLTIATSLLVGWMSLSVMPAGFRMLRDLITLIRADFVANVVKEGQFVSLDSGVTFHYRERQGDALVGIFMQDRRDPNQPSIYIAERGRTVDVEGNSFLMLEKGTIQRETKNTETSSIISFERYALNLSALSGDGIGGEGSGDKVIYKPRERTTWALLTQDTNEQYYKFQEGRFRAELHNRLSAPLYPIAFMLIAFAALGQARTTRQGRAVAIQAAIFIVSATRIAAYAAWTASVRSSFAVVLLYLLPIAATVLSVTWILYGERLRPVVSGLLTPLTAPVIGLASRLRRA; encoded by the coding sequence GTGTTCCTGCAGCGCCTCGACCGTTACATTCTGAAGATTGCGGCGGTCGCGGCCATCGTCCTTCTGATCGGGCTGACAAGCGTGATCTGGGTGACGCAGGCGTTGCGCGAGGTCGATCTGATTACCGGCAAGGGCCAGACGGTCGTGATCTTCTTCACGGTCACGCTTCTGTCGCTGCCGGCGCTGATCGCGGGTATCGCGCCGGTCGCCCTGTTCATGGCGACACTCTATACGCTGAACCGGTTGAACGGTGATTCCGAGCTGATCGTGATGAACGCCGCTGGTGTGGCGCCGCAGCGCCTGACGCGCCCGTTTATCGTTCTGACGATTGCTACATCCCTGCTTGTCGGCTGGATGTCGCTTTCGGTGATGCCGGCGGGCTTTCGCATGTTGCGCGATCTCATCACACTGATCCGAGCCGATTTCGTCGCCAACGTCGTCAAGGAAGGCCAGTTCGTCTCGCTCGATTCCGGCGTCACGTTCCATTACCGCGAGCGCCAGGGCGATGCGCTGGTCGGCATCTTCATGCAGGACCGGCGCGACCCCAACCAGCCCTCGATCTATATCGCCGAGCGCGGCCGCACGGTCGATGTCGAGGGCAACAGCTTCCTGATGCTGGAAAAGGGCACGATCCAGCGCGAGACCAAGAACACCGAGACGAGTTCGATCATCTCCTTCGAGCGCTATGCGCTGAATCTCTCCGCGCTGTCGGGCGATGGGATCGGTGGCGAAGGCAGCGGCGACAAGGTCATCTACAAGCCCCGCGAACGAACGACCTGGGCGTTGCTGACCCAGGACACCAACGAACAGTATTACAAGTTCCAGGAGGGACGCTTCCGCGCGGAGCTGCACAACCGGTTGTCGGCGCCGCTCTATCCGATCGCCTTCATGCTGATCGCGTTTGCGGCGCTGGGCCAGGCGCGCACGACCCGCCAGGGCCGGGCGGTGGCGATCCAGGCCGCGATCTTCATCGTCAGCGCGACGCGCATTGCTGCCTATGCCGCCTGGACGGCGAGCGTGCGGTCGAGCTTCGCTGTGGTGCTGCTCTATCTGTTGCCGATCGCGGCGACGGTGCTGTCCGTGACCTGGATCCTCTATGGTGAGCGACTGCGGCCGGTCGTATCGGGCCTGCTGACGCCCCTGACGGCGCCGGTGATCGGGCTGGCCTCACGGCTGCGGCGCGCCTGA
- a CDS encoding leucyl aminopeptidase — protein sequence MSQRLKLEIKALNAISDEDLVIFVSDTLTPPKAADGWLGEGAHGLLARAATAERFKGKALSGLTMLAPDGSGYERLIVIGLGPEAERDVLDFAKLGGAVAGRLGHGRKADIVAALPEGELTPAQIADIALGIRLRAYAFDRYKTKSKEPEQSEPITVTLRVEDPSRVKKAMKAADAVAAGVELARDLVNEPPNVLFPEEFAERAAKLEKLGVEIEVLDEKQLKKIGMRALLAVGQGSRRESRVVVMHWNGAKSSVQPVAFVGKGVTFDSGGISLKPGAGMEDMKGDMAGAACVTGLMHALAARKAKVNAIGVIGLVENMPDGNAQRPGDIVTSLSGQTIEIINTDAEGRLVLADVLWYTQEEFKPQFMINLATLTGAILVALAQENAGLFSNSDELSHRLSAAGKATGETVWRMPLGKAYDKMIDSKFADMKNSAGRHGGSITAAQFLQRHVNETPWVHLDIAGTGMGSPNSETNRSWGSGWGVRLLDRLVSEHYEG from the coding sequence ATGTCGCAGCGCCTGAAGCTTGAGATCAAAGCCTTGAACGCAATTTCGGACGAGGACCTCGTCATCTTCGTCTCGGACACGCTGACGCCGCCCAAGGCCGCGGATGGATGGCTGGGCGAGGGCGCGCACGGACTTCTGGCTCGCGCCGCGACAGCGGAGCGCTTCAAGGGCAAGGCGTTGTCAGGCCTGACCATGCTGGCGCCCGACGGCTCGGGCTACGAGCGCCTGATCGTGATCGGGCTCGGCCCCGAAGCGGAGCGCGATGTGCTCGATTTCGCCAAGCTCGGCGGTGCTGTCGCCGGCCGTCTCGGCCATGGCCGCAAGGCCGACATCGTCGCGGCGCTGCCCGAGGGCGAACTGACTCCTGCGCAGATTGCCGACATCGCCTTGGGTATAAGGCTGCGTGCCTATGCTTTCGATCGCTACAAGACCAAGAGCAAGGAGCCCGAACAGTCGGAGCCGATCACGGTGACGCTGCGTGTCGAGGATCCCTCGCGGGTCAAGAAGGCGATGAAGGCCGCCGACGCGGTCGCTGCCGGCGTCGAGCTGGCGCGCGATCTCGTCAACGAGCCGCCCAATGTGCTGTTCCCGGAAGAGTTCGCCGAGCGCGCGGCCAAGCTGGAAAAGCTCGGCGTCGAGATCGAAGTGCTGGACGAAAAACAGCTGAAGAAGATCGGCATGCGCGCACTGCTCGCCGTCGGCCAGGGCTCGCGCCGCGAAAGCCGCGTCGTCGTGATGCACTGGAACGGCGCCAAATCGAGCGTCCAGCCCGTCGCTTTCGTCGGCAAGGGCGTGACCTTCGACTCGGGCGGCATCTCGCTCAAGCCAGGCGCCGGCATGGAGGACATGAAGGGCGACATGGCGGGCGCGGCCTGCGTGACCGGGCTGATGCACGCGCTTGCCGCCCGCAAGGCCAAGGTCAACGCCATCGGCGTGATCGGGCTTGTCGAGAACATGCCCGATGGCAACGCCCAGCGCCCGGGCGACATCGTCACCTCGCTGTCAGGGCAAACCATCGAGATCATCAACACCGACGCTGAAGGCCGCCTCGTTCTCGCCGACGTGCTCTGGTACACGCAGGAAGAGTTCAAGCCGCAATTCATGATCAATCTGGCGACGCTGACCGGTGCGATCCTGGTTGCGCTGGCGCAGGAAAATGCCGGTCTGTTCTCCAACAGCGACGAACTCTCACACCGCCTCTCGGCTGCGGGCAAGGCCACCGGCGAAACCGTTTGGCGCATGCCGCTGGGCAAGGCCTACGACAAGATGATCGATTCGAAATTCGCCGACATGAAGAACTCGGCCGGCCGTCATGGCGGCTCGATCACGGCGGCCCAGTTCCTGCAGCGCCATGTCAACGAGACGCCCTGGGTCCATCTCGACATTGCCGGCACCGGCATGGGATCGCCCAACAGCGAGACCAACCGCTCCTGGGGATCCGGCTGGGGCGTGCGCCTGCTCGACCGGCTCGTGAGCGAGCATTACGAGGGCTGA
- a CDS encoding DNA polymerase III subunit chi, whose product MPEILFFHLQSRPLEQVLPTILDRSLSRGQKVVVEVSSPERLSGLDDHLWTYSDESFLPHVTAAEPDAATNPIVLTTKGDNPNAATVRICAEGVRIPDALADYERVVLIFDGDDPDALAAAREDWKSIKALGEAASYWQQDDAGRWEKKA is encoded by the coding sequence ATGCCCGAAATCCTGTTCTTCCATCTCCAGTCGCGCCCTCTGGAGCAGGTCCTGCCGACCATTCTCGACCGCTCGCTGTCGCGCGGGCAGAAGGTCGTCGTCGAGGTGTCGAGTCCCGAGCGGCTGAGCGGGCTCGACGATCATCTCTGGACCTATTCCGACGAAAGCTTCCTGCCCCATGTCACGGCCGCTGAGCCCGATGCGGCCACCAATCCGATCGTGCTGACGACGAAGGGCGACAATCCCAATGCGGCAACCGTGCGCATCTGCGCCGAAGGTGTCCGCATTCCCGACGCATTGGCGGATTACGAGCGCGTCGTGTTGATCTTCGATGGCGACGATCCCGACGCACTGGCGGCCGCGCGCGAGGATTGGAAGTCGATCAAGGCTTTGGGCGAGGCGGCCAGCTACTGGCAGCAGGACGATGCCGGCCGTTGGGAGAAAAAAGCGTGA
- a CDS encoding ABC-F family ATP-binding cassette domain-containing protein, with the protein MLTISDITYRLGERLLLDKASASLPDGSRVGLVGRNGTGKTTLFHIITGDLSPEGGTIGMPRGMRIGGVAQEAPGGPETLIEVVLAADTERAALMAESETAKDPHRIAEIETRLADINAHSAPARAATVLHGLGFDEEAQQRPCSDFSGGWRMRVALAAVLFSEPDLLLLDEPTNYLDLEGTLWLYDYLERYPHTVLVVSHDRELLDTCVDHILHLDGGKLTIYRGGYTSFARQRAEKQMQLSKAKEKQDAERKHLQAFVDRFKAKASKARQAQSRVKRLEKMESIATIVDRDVQPFSLPGPERPLAPPMIVLNDASAGYGERKVLSKLNLTLLPDDRIALLGSNGNGKSTFCKLIGGRLPPLSGEMRKSSKLETAYFAQHQLDELRMEDTPVAHIRDLMPDAPEAKVRSKAAQIGFPAQKAETPVKNLSGGEKARLMLGLAAFGGPHLLILDEPTNHLDIDSRTALVNAINDYPGAVILVSHDRFLIESCADRLWIVGDGTVKNFDGDMEDYRSLVLGGGKAARREKAAPEAAAASGKAEERKGAAVKRVAQGPLRQKLNLAEAKIAKLTGLIEKVDGVLGNGSAFARDPNKARELSKQRAVLAKTLSAAEEEWLELSSELESA; encoded by the coding sequence ATGCTCACGATCAGCGACATCACATATCGTCTCGGCGAGAGGCTTTTGCTCGACAAGGCCAGCGCATCCTTGCCCGATGGTTCGCGCGTCGGGCTCGTCGGCCGCAACGGCACCGGCAAGACGACCCTGTTCCATATCATCACCGGCGACCTCTCGCCCGAGGGCGGCACGATCGGGATGCCACGCGGCATGCGGATCGGCGGCGTGGCGCAGGAGGCTCCCGGCGGGCCGGAAACGCTGATCGAGGTCGTGCTGGCGGCCGATACCGAGCGCGCCGCGCTGATGGCGGAATCGGAGACGGCGAAGGATCCGCACCGCATCGCGGAGATCGAGACGCGGCTGGCCGACATCAACGCGCATTCCGCGCCGGCACGCGCCGCGACCGTGCTGCACGGGCTGGGCTTCGACGAGGAAGCGCAGCAGCGGCCCTGCTCGGACTTCTCCGGCGGCTGGCGTATGCGCGTAGCGCTGGCGGCGGTGCTATTCTCCGAACCCGACCTGCTGCTGCTCGACGAGCCGACCAACTATCTCGATCTCGAGGGCACGCTCTGGCTCTACGATTATCTCGAGCGCTATCCGCACACCGTGCTGGTCGTGAGCCATGATCGCGAACTGCTCGACACCTGCGTCGATCACATCCTGCATCTCGATGGCGGCAAGCTGACGATCTATCGCGGCGGCTACACATCCTTCGCCAGGCAGCGCGCCGAAAAGCAGATGCAGCTCTCCAAGGCCAAGGAGAAGCAGGACGCCGAGCGCAAGCATCTCCAGGCCTTCGTCGACCGCTTCAAGGCCAAGGCCTCGAAGGCGCGTCAGGCGCAGTCGCGAGTGAAGCGGTTGGAGAAGATGGAGTCGATCGCGACCATCGTCGATCGCGACGTGCAGCCGTTCAGCCTGCCGGGGCCGGAGCGGCCGCTGGCGCCGCCGATGATCGTGCTGAACGATGCCAGCGCCGGCTATGGCGAACGCAAGGTGCTCTCGAAGCTCAACCTGACGCTGCTGCCCGACGACCGCATCGCCCTGCTCGGCTCGAACGGCAACGGCAAGTCGACCTTCTGCAAGCTGATCGGCGGACGGTTACCGCCGCTGTCGGGCGAAATGCGCAAATCGTCGAAGCTGGAGACGGCGTATTTCGCCCAGCACCAGCTCGACGAATTGCGGATGGAGGATACACCAGTCGCCCATATCCGCGACCTGATGCCCGATGCGCCCGAGGCCAAGGTGCGTTCCAAGGCGGCCCAGATCGGCTTTCCGGCACAGAAGGCCGAGACGCCGGTCAAGAACCTCTCGGGCGGCGAGAAGGCGCGGCTGATGCTGGGTCTTGCGGCCTTCGGTGGCCCGCATCTGCTGATCCTAGACGAGCCCACCAACCATCTCGACATCGACAGCCGCACGGCGCTGGTCAACGCGATCAACGATTATCCCGGCGCCGTGATCCTCGTCAGCCACGATCGCTTCCTGATCGAATCCTGCGCCGACCGGCTCTGGATCGTCGGCGACGGCACGGTGAAGAACTTCGACGGCGACATGGAGGACTATCGCAGCCTCGTGCTCGGCGGCGGCAAGGCGGCCAGGCGCGAAAAGGCCGCGCCGGAGGCTGCCGCCGCCAGCGGCAAGGCCGAGGAGCGCAAGGGCGCGGCGGTCAAGCGCGTGGCGCAAGGGCCGCTGCGTCAGAAGCTCAATCTTGCGGAAGCGAAGATCGCCAAGCTGACGGGATTGATCGAGAAGGTCGACGGCGTGCTCGGCAACGGCTCGGCTTTTGCGCGCGACCCGAACAAGGCGCGGGAACTGTCGAAACAGCGCGCGGTGCTGGCCAAGACCTTGTCGGCGGCCGAAGAGGAATGGCTGGAGCTAAGCTCGGAGCTGGAGAGCGCCTAA
- a CDS encoding methyl-accepting chemotaxis protein gives MFSLRVRLPVAMLALACLAALVVGGSGYIAAEKWAREAASGRLSALAEGHVRAIEHRWSQLQSELSVHASSAYTVSTLEEIGKWMELGAYDRKAIQTHYQGDGFLSEDERIARTGRNHHHGYSWRHVPIHETYRAALKQFDYAEIYLISDKGRIIYSVTKGPEFGRLVSEPEFAETGLGQVFAAARTLPPGEQVVVDFAPYAPVGGEPRAFLAAPFRSEELDSDRPAGVFVIAVNARLIDSVIAASASGSRDIGVYVVGADGFMRSNPAARRSASAPGETLDKDRIASTSGDTIRHMASRDGEPLVVTARSMRIGNFSWLLWLTEPEATAFAVVGKINRAIVTAGLMALGPLLLVALLLGLSVARPIAGLSHALAGVAAGRTDLRIPGAQRKDEIGAIAGSVQRIRENMIEEERARLREREERDDEEQRQRGALLADLASDLERSILSVTTAISAAAGELGLTANDLSDSAHQTQVNAGTVHQSTSRAVFSMSSIEEAARDLRLAIDRLDDDVQTSDRSARSARDYADEMGTIVDSLASGAARVSDVIGLISDIAAQTNLLALNATIEAARAGEAGRGFAVVASEVKGLSGQTARAIEDISRQIAGMNEATGATVDAIAGIRGMIGGLSDAMQRTAKTMRHQHGVTHAIVADVGVATDEFSRIGDATSLVSSASQQTSEAAAAVLRASSDLAGLAQSLKSRVDQFILQVRAA, from the coding sequence GTGTTCAGCCTCAGAGTTAGGCTACCGGTCGCCATGCTCGCATTGGCGTGTCTGGCTGCTCTCGTAGTCGGCGGCTCTGGTTACATCGCCGCGGAAAAATGGGCGCGGGAGGCAGCCAGCGGTCGGCTGAGCGCGCTGGCGGAAGGCCATGTGCGAGCGATCGAACATCGCTGGTCGCAACTGCAGTCCGAACTCTCCGTCCATGCGAGCAGCGCCTACACCGTCTCCACGCTGGAGGAGATCGGGAAATGGATGGAACTCGGCGCATACGACCGAAAGGCCATCCAGACGCATTATCAGGGCGACGGATTTCTCTCCGAAGACGAGCGCATTGCCCGCACGGGGCGCAATCACCATCACGGCTATTCCTGGCGGCATGTCCCGATCCACGAGACCTATCGCGCGGCGCTGAAGCAGTTCGACTACGCCGAAATTTATCTGATCTCGGACAAGGGTCGCATCATCTACAGCGTGACGAAAGGCCCCGAATTCGGCCGTCTCGTCAGCGAGCCGGAATTTGCCGAAACGGGCCTCGGCCAAGTCTTCGCGGCAGCCCGGACATTGCCGCCCGGTGAGCAGGTGGTGGTCGATTTTGCTCCTTACGCCCCGGTCGGCGGCGAACCGCGTGCCTTTCTGGCCGCTCCTTTCCGCAGCGAAGAATTAGACTCCGACCGCCCGGCGGGCGTGTTCGTCATCGCCGTGAATGCCAGGCTGATCGACTCCGTCATAGCGGCCAGTGCCAGCGGCTCGCGCGATATCGGCGTCTATGTGGTCGGCGCCGACGGCTTCATGCGCTCCAACCCCGCTGCCCGCCGCAGCGCCTCGGCGCCAGGCGAAACGCTCGACAAGGACCGCATCGCATCCACCTCCGGAGACACGATCCGGCACATGGCAAGCCGTGATGGCGAGCCGTTGGTGGTGACCGCACGGTCGATGCGGATCGGCAACTTCTCCTGGCTGCTCTGGCTGACTGAACCGGAGGCCACGGCCTTTGCCGTAGTCGGCAAGATCAACCGGGCCATCGTCACGGCGGGCCTCATGGCGCTGGGACCACTTCTGCTGGTGGCGCTGCTTCTTGGTCTTTCGGTCGCTCGGCCTATTGCGGGCCTGTCGCACGCTCTGGCCGGGGTGGCGGCAGGCCGCACCGACCTGCGCATACCCGGCGCACAGCGCAAGGACGAGATCGGGGCCATCGCTGGCTCGGTCCAGCGCATTCGCGAAAACATGATCGAAGAGGAACGCGCCCGGCTGCGCGAGCGCGAGGAGCGCGACGATGAGGAGCAGCGCCAGCGCGGCGCCCTTCTTGCCGACCTTGCTTCCGACCTCGAACGTTCGATCCTGAGCGTCACCACCGCGATTTCGGCGGCGGCGGGTGAACTCGGCCTCACCGCCAACGACCTTTCTGACAGCGCCCACCAGACGCAGGTCAATGCCGGCACGGTCCATCAATCGACCTCGCGCGCCGTTTTCAGCATGAGTTCGATCGAAGAGGCTGCGCGCGACCTGCGACTTGCGATCGACCGGCTCGACGACGACGTCCAGACCTCGGACCGTTCGGCCCGCTCGGCGCGCGACTATGCCGACGAGATGGGTACGATCGTAGACTCGCTTGCGAGTGGCGCGGCCCGTGTCTCCGACGTCATCGGCCTGATCTCGGACATTGCTGCCCAGACCAACCTGCTCGCCCTCAACGCCACGATCGAGGCCGCGCGCGCCGGCGAGGCGGGACGGGGCTTTGCCGTGGTGGCATCCGAGGTCAAGGGTCTCTCCGGCCAAACCGCACGCGCCATCGAGGATATCTCCCGCCAGATCGCCGGCATGAACGAGGCCACGGGTGCGACCGTCGATGCGATCGCCGGGATACGCGGCATGATCGGCGGCCTGAGCGACGCCATGCAGCGGACTGCCAAGACCATGCGCCATCAGCACGGCGTTACCCATGCCATCGTCGCCGATGTCGGCGTCGCGACGGACGAGTTCAGCCGCATCGGCGATGCCACGAGTCTGGTTTCGTCGGCATCGCAGCAGACCTCGGAAGCCGCCGCCGCCGTATTGCGAGCATCATCCGACCTCGCCGGGCTGGCGCAGTCGCTGAAATCGCGCGTCGATCAGTTCATCCTTCAGGTCCGGGCCGCCTAG
- the coaD gene encoding pantetheine-phosphate adenylyltransferase: MSRTAFYAGSFDPVTNGHVDVIAGACRLCDRLVLAIGVHPGKAPIFSAEERADLLREVAGPIAAAAGVTIEVVTFDHLTVRAAREAGATLMIRGLRDATDFDYEMQLSGMNEAMDGELQTVFLPASASVRHITATLVRQIASMGGDVSPFVPPAVDARLKLKFSAR, from the coding sequence ATGAGCCGCACCGCCTTCTATGCCGGGTCGTTCGACCCCGTCACCAATGGACATGTCGATGTCATCGCCGGGGCCTGCCGGCTCTGCGACCGGCTCGTCCTCGCCATCGGCGTTCATCCTGGCAAGGCGCCGATCTTTTCCGCGGAGGAACGTGCTGATCTCCTGCGCGAGGTCGCCGGACCGATCGCCGCCGCGGCTGGCGTGACGATCGAGGTCGTGACCTTCGATCACCTGACCGTTCGGGCTGCCCGCGAGGCCGGAGCGACGCTGATGATCCGGGGCCTGCGCGATGCGACCGATTTCGACTATGAAATGCAGCTCTCGGGTATGAACGAGGCCATGGACGGCGAACTGCAGACCGTCTTCCTGCCCGCCTCCGCCTCCGTCAGGCACATCACGGCGACGCTGGTGCGCCAGATCGCCAGCATGGGCGGCGACGTATCGCCCTTTGTCCCACCTGCGGTCGATGCCCGGCTGAAGCTGAAATTCAGCGCCCGCTGA
- the proS gene encoding proline--tRNA ligase, whose amino-acid sequence MRLSRYFLPLLRDTPKEAEIVSHRLMLRAGMIRQQSAGIYSWLPLGLRVLNKISAVVREEQNRSGAVEILMPTIQSADLWRESGRYDAYGKEMLRIKDRHDRDMLYGPTNEEMVTDIFRSYVKSYKDLPLNLYHIQWKFRDEVRPRFGVMRGREFLMKDAYSFDIDKDAARHAYNRMFTAYLRTFARLGLKAIPMRADTGPIGGDLSHEFIVLASTGESEVFCHKDYLDFETPAIDTDFDSVEGLQAVVDKWTSLYAATDEMHEKDAYEAIPADKQLSARGIEVGHIFYFGTKYSDPMGATVAGPDGQNLPVHMGSYGIGPSRLVAALIEAGHDDNGIIWPDEIAPFDVAVLNLKQGDAATDAACDQLYKSLLSKGYDALYDDTDTRPGGKFATADLIGVPWQIIVGPKGLTEGKVEIKRRAGGEKEIVALDAALDRFKGKAA is encoded by the coding sequence ATGCGCCTTTCCCGCTATTTCCTGCCGCTGCTGCGCGACACGCCCAAAGAGGCCGAGATCGTCTCGCATCGGCTGATGCTGCGCGCCGGCATGATCCGCCAGCAATCGGCCGGCATCTATTCCTGGCTGCCGCTGGGCCTGCGCGTCCTCAACAAGATCAGTGCCGTGGTGCGTGAGGAGCAGAACCGCTCCGGCGCCGTCGAGATCCTGATGCCGACGATCCAGTCGGCCGATCTCTGGCGCGAGAGCGGGCGCTACGACGCCTATGGCAAGGAGATGCTACGCATCAAGGACCGCCATGACCGCGACATGCTCTACGGCCCGACCAACGAGGAGATGGTCACCGACATCTTCCGGTCCTATGTGAAGTCCTACAAGGACCTGCCGCTCAACCTCTACCACATCCAGTGGAAATTCCGCGACGAGGTTCGCCCCCGTTTCGGCGTCATGCGCGGCCGCGAGTTCCTGATGAAGGATGCCTATTCCTTCGATATCGACAAGGATGCGGCCCGCCACGCCTATAACCGCATGTTCACGGCCTATCTGCGGACGTTCGCGCGGCTCGGCCTGAAGGCGATCCCGATGCGGGCCGATACCGGGCCGATCGGCGGCGATCTCAGCCACGAATTCATCGTTCTGGCCTCGACTGGCGAGAGCGAGGTCTTCTGCCATAAGGACTATCTCGACTTCGAGACCCCCGCGATCGACACCGATTTCGACAGCGTCGAGGGTTTGCAGGCTGTTGTCGACAAATGGACGAGCCTCTACGCCGCGACCGACGAGATGCACGAGAAAGACGCCTATGAGGCGATCCCCGCCGACAAGCAGCTTTCGGCGCGCGGCATCGAGGTCGGCCACATCTTCTACTTCGGCACGAAATACTCCGATCCCATGGGCGCGACGGTGGCCGGCCCCGATGGCCAGAACCTGCCCGTCCATATGGGCTCCTACGGCATCGGACCGAGCCGGCTGGTCGCGGCCCTGATCGAGGCCGGCCATGACGACAACGGCATTATCTGGCCCGACGAGATCGCGCCCTTCGACGTCGCGGTGCTCAACCTCAAGCAGGGCGACGCCGCCACCGACGCCGCCTGCGACCAGCTCTACAAGTCGCTGCTCTCCAAGGGCTACGACGCGCTCTACGACGACACCGACACACGGCCCGGCGGAAAATTCGCCACTGCCGACCTGATCGGCGTGCCTTGGCAGATCATCGTCGGTCCCAAAGGGCTGACTGAGGGCAAGGTCGAGATCAAGCGACGCGCCGGCGGCGAGAAGGAGATCGTCGCGCTGGACGCTGCGCTCGACCGCTTCAAGGGCAAGGCGGCGTGA
- a CDS encoding lipoprotein-releasing ABC transporter permease subunit, whose amino-acid sequence MNVAADTPVAAERDQPTGTRPFAGFEWLLAGRYLRTRRREGFVSVIAGFSFLGILLGVATLIIVMSVMNGFRKELLEKIVGVNGHIFATPIDRPLDDYMAVAERLRKIKGIKLAIPLVEGQALASSQYANGGVLVRGISEADIKSIPFVGGNIRRGTLDGFDTAGGVAIGKRLADQLSLQAGDSITIVTPRGASTPFGTAPRIKAYPVQAVFEIGMTEFDGSFVFMPLTESQAYFNRDGDVNVIEIFVDDPDKTQAVRDAIEADAPRPLVLSDWRQRNRTFFNALEVERNVMFIILTLIVLVAALNIVSGLIMLVKDKTADIAIMRTMGATRGTVLRVFLITGAAIGVFGTLAGLGLGIVFANNIKSITAGINWLFGANLWDPTVRFLSDVPSVIDWREVASVVMMALVLSLLATLYPAWKAARLDPVQALRMG is encoded by the coding sequence GTGAACGTCGCCGCGGACACACCCGTCGCCGCCGAGCGCGACCAGCCTACCGGGACCCGCCCTTTCGCCGGTTTCGAATGGCTGCTCGCCGGTCGCTATCTGCGCACCCGCCGCCGCGAGGGCTTCGTCTCGGTCATCGCCGGCTTCTCGTTCCTCGGCATCTTGCTCGGCGTCGCGACGCTGATCATCGTGATGTCCGTGATGAACGGCTTCCGCAAGGAACTGCTGGAGAAGATCGTCGGCGTGAACGGCCACATCTTTGCCACCCCGATCGACCGCCCGCTCGACGACTACATGGCCGTCGCTGAGCGACTGCGGAAGATCAAGGGCATCAAGCTCGCGATCCCGCTGGTCGAGGGCCAGGCGCTGGCCTCGTCGCAATATGCCAATGGCGGCGTGCTGGTACGCGGTATCAGCGAGGCCGACATCAAGTCGATCCCCTTCGTCGGCGGCAACATCAGGCGCGGCACGCTTGACGGTTTCGACACCGCCGGCGGCGTCGCTATCGGCAAGCGTTTGGCCGACCAGCTGTCGCTGCAGGCGGGCGACTCGATCACGATCGTCACCCCGCGCGGCGCCTCGACCCCGTTCGGCACTGCGCCGCGCATCAAAGCCTATCCGGTGCAGGCAGTCTTCGAGATCGGCATGACCGAGTTCGACGGCTCCTTCGTCTTCATGCCGCTGACCGAAAGCCAAGCCTATTTCAACCGCGACGGCGACGTGAACGTCATCGAGATCTTCGTCGACGATCCCGACAAGACGCAGGCCGTACGCGACGCGATCGAGGCCGATGCGCCGCGCCCGCTCGTGCTCTCGGACTGGCGCCAGCGCAACCGCACCTTCTTCAATGCGCTGGAGGTCGAGCGCAACGTCATGTTCATCATCCTGACCTTGATCGTGCTGGTCGCGGCGTTGAACATCGTCTCCGGCCTGATCATGCTGGTGAAGGACAAGACCGCCGACATCGCGATCATGCGGACCATGGGCGCGACGCGCGGCACCGTCCTGCGCGTCTTTCTGATAACCGGGGCCGCGATCGGCGTCTTCGGCACGCTCGCGGGCCTCGGACTCGGGATCGTCTTCGCCAACAACATCAAGTCGATCACGGCCGGGATCAACTGGCTGTTCGGCGCCAATCTCTGGGACCCGACGGTGCGCTTCCTGAGTGACGTCCCGTCCGTCATCGACTGGCGCGAGGTCGCCAGCGTCGTCATGATGGCGCTCGTTCTCTCGCTGCTGGCGACGCTCTATCCGGCCTGGAAAGCGGCGCGTCTCGACCCCGTCCAGGCACTGAGGATGGGCTGA